The uncultured Methanobrevibacter sp. genome includes a window with the following:
- the rrp4 gene encoding exosome complex RNA-binding protein Rrp4, with protein MIYVENKDLVIPGQVLADDEYYSGRGTFKENGKVCSSLMGLVSLRNKKIRVIPLKSKYVPKKGDVVIGKINDVRFSMWDVDINSPYSGILPAFEVFGREKKELNKVYDVGDVLFLRVVDVDEIKKAKLGLKGRGMGKFKGGIIVDIAPTKVPRLIGKKGSMINMIKDKTKCKIVVGQNGLVWVKGDGDMEQLTKNVIHLIEAEAHTSGLTNKIKNKLYLAIDGELPPEEVPEEEEEFVLEKPKLQNFKEELEQEEKEAEEEAEESEDEKEDKPNIAEVIEEIKRKNKKDNTLSYGDNSNNSFILNNK; from the coding sequence ATGATATATGTGGAGAATAAAGATTTAGTTATTCCTGGACAAGTATTGGCTGATGATGAATACTATTCAGGGAGAGGTACCTTTAAAGAGAATGGTAAAGTTTGTTCTTCTTTAATGGGACTTGTTTCTTTAAGGAATAAAAAAATAAGAGTTATTCCTCTTAAAAGTAAATATGTTCCTAAAAAAGGAGATGTTGTAATAGGTAAGATTAATGATGTTAGATTCTCAATGTGGGATGTAGATATTAATTCACCTTATTCTGGAATTTTACCTGCTTTTGAAGTGTTCGGTCGTGAGAAAAAAGAACTCAACAAAGTATATGATGTTGGGGACGTGCTATTTTTAAGAGTTGTCGACGTTGATGAAATCAAAAAGGCAAAACTTGGTTTAAAAGGAAGAGGAATGGGTAAATTCAAAGGAGGAATTATTGTAGATATTGCTCCAACCAAAGTTCCTAGATTAATCGGTAAAAAAGGTTCAATGATCAACATGATTAAAGATAAAACAAAATGTAAAATCGTCGTTGGTCAAAATGGTCTTGTATGGGTTAAAGGTGATGGGGACATGGAACAACTTACCAAAAATGTTATTCATTTAATCGAAGCTGAAGCTCATACTTCCGGTTTAACCAACAAAATCAAAAACAAATTATACTTAGCTATTGATGGTGAATTACCACCTGAAGAAGTTCCTGAAGAGGAAGAAGAATTTGTTTTAGAAAAACCTAAACTTCAAAATTTTAAAGAAGAATTAGAGCAAGAAGAAAAAGAAGCTGAAGAAGAAGCCGAAGAAAGTGAAGATGAAAAAGAAGATAAACCTAACATAGCTGAGGTTATTGAAGAAATTAAGAGAAAAAATAAAAAGGATAATACATTATCTTATGGTGATAACTCAAATAATTCTTTTATTTTAAATAATAAATAA
- the rrp41 gene encoding exosome complex exonuclease Rrp41 — MMSEMIREDGRKFNELRPIKIEAGVLERADGSAYLEVGGNKILVAVYGPRESYIRRLLEPNTGVIRCRYNMAPFSVDDRKRPGPDRRSSEISKITADALRPALMLENYPRSMIDIYIEVIEAEGGTRCAGITAASVALVDAGIPMKDIVVGCAAGKVNDEIVLDLSEVEDKEGQADVPIAIMPRTGEITLLQSDGNLTEEEFAKAIDLAMEGCLEVSKLQKEALMKKYSTE, encoded by the coding sequence ATGATGTCAGAAATGATAAGAGAAGATGGTAGGAAGTTTAATGAATTGCGTCCTATAAAAATTGAAGCTGGAGTTCTTGAACGTGCAGATGGTTCAGCTTATTTGGAAGTTGGAGGAAATAAAATTTTAGTTGCTGTTTATGGGCCAAGAGAATCATATATCAGAAGATTACTAGAGCCTAATACTGGTGTTATCAGATGCAGATATAACATGGCTCCATTTTCAGTAGATGATAGGAAAAGACCAGGGCCTGATAGAAGATCATCTGAAATTTCTAAAATTACTGCTGATGCATTAAGACCAGCATTAATGTTGGAAAATTATCCTCGTTCAATGATTGATATTTATATAGAAGTAATTGAAGCTGAAGGTGGAACTCGTTGTGCAGGAATTACTGCAGCTTCCGTTGCTTTAGTTGATGCAGGAATACCTATGAAAGATATTGTTGTAGGTTGTGCTGCTGGTAAAGTTAATGATGAAATTGTGCTTGATTTGTCTGAAGTTGAAGATAAAGAAGGTCAAGCTGATGTTCCAATAGCTATTATGCCAAGAACTGGTGAAATTACTTTATTACAAAGTGATGGTAATTTAACTGAAGAAGAATTTGCAAAAGCAATCGATTTAGCTATGGAAGGATGTCTTGAAGTAAGTAAGCTTCAAAAAGAAGCTTTAATGAAAAAATATTCTACAGAATAG
- the rrp42 gene encoding exosome complex protein Rrp42, translated as MDIVPEITRQSITNLVTNDKREDGRGLDEYRDISIETDVISKAEGSARVKIGGTQVIVGIKPQLGSPFPDTPELGVLMTNCEMLPMADPNFEPGPPSDDSIELARVVDRGIRESELVELDKLCVEEGKHVWMLFIDLHIIDNCGNLFDACELAVMAALKSTKLPVASIVDEEVVLSEDETFDLPINNELALCTFVKIGDKMVLDPTLDEERVASARLNVGVTKDGRICSMQKGGSQPFNKEELLSAVNVAISKTKELIEHL; from the coding sequence ATGGATATAGTACCAGAAATTACAAGACAAAGTATTACTAACCTTGTCACAAATGATAAAAGAGAAGATGGCAGGGGATTAGATGAGTATAGGGATATTTCTATTGAAACTGATGTAATATCTAAAGCTGAAGGTTCTGCTCGTGTTAAAATTGGTGGAACTCAAGTTATTGTAGGTATTAAACCACAACTTGGAAGCCCATTTCCAGATACTCCTGAACTTGGAGTTTTAATGACTAATTGTGAAATGTTGCCAATGGCTGATCCTAACTTTGAACCAGGACCACCTAGTGATGATTCAATTGAACTTGCACGTGTGGTTGACAGAGGTATTCGTGAAAGTGAATTAGTGGAATTGGATAAATTATGTGTTGAAGAAGGAAAACACGTTTGGATGTTATTTATTGATTTACATATCATTGATAACTGTGGAAATCTCTTTGATGCATGTGAATTAGCTGTAATGGCTGCACTTAAATCCACTAAATTACCTGTAGCATCAATTGTTGATGAAGAAGTTGTTTTAAGTGAAGATGAAACTTTTGATTTACCAATCAACAATGAATTAGCTTTATGTACTTTTGTTAAAATTGGTGATAAAATGGTTTTAGACCCAACATTGGATGAAGAAAGAGTTGCAAGTGCTCGTTTAAATGTTGGTGTTACTAAAGATGGTAGAATTTGTTCTATGCAAAAAGGCGGTTCCCAACCATTTAATAAAGAAGAACTTCTTTCAGCTGTAAATGTAGCTATTTCAAAAACAAAAGAATTGATAGAACATCTCTAA
- a CDS encoding molybdenum cofactor guanylyltransferase — protein MSNENENNENIKSCIILCGGKSSRMGRDKGSMIIQDKPMIKHILSTLNHQINEAIIVLNDEKRIENYSKFINPKDYTYKITFVEDKIKDKGPMPGIMTGLSYITSNYALVLPCDSPYVSQKYVKTIFKEIDVNYQAIVPFHDSNMKLKTSEPLHSIYSKNIIPTIEELISTDVLHIKGLIEKIDTKFVLIDNKKIEKKEFRNLNRPSDI, from the coding sequence ATGAGTAATGAAAACGAAAATAATGAAAATATTAAATCTTGTATAATTTTATGTGGAGGTAAAAGTAGTAGAATGGGGCGTGACAAAGGGTCTATGATTATTCAGGATAAACCTATGATAAAACACATCCTTTCTACTTTAAACCACCAAATTAATGAAGCAATAATTGTTTTAAATGATGAAAAAAGAATTGAAAACTATAGCAAATTCATAAATCCAAAAGATTACACTTATAAAATCACCTTTGTTGAAGATAAAATAAAAGACAAAGGCCCTATGCCAGGGATAATGACCGGATTATCATACATCACAAGCAATTATGCATTAGTGTTGCCTTGTGATAGCCCATATGTCTCACAAAAATATGTGAAAACTATTTTTAAAGAAATTGATGTGAATTATCAGGCAATTGTGCCTTTTCATGATTCAAATATGAAACTAAAAACATCCGAACCACTCCATTCAATTTACAGTAAAAATATAATTCCGACTATTGAAGAATTAATAAGTACAGATGTTTTGCACATCAAAGGATTAATAGAAAAAATAGATACAAAATTTGTTTTAATTGATAATAAAAAAATAGAAAAAAAAGAATTTAGAAATCTGAATCGTCCATCAGACATTTAG
- the cbiT gene encoding precorrin-6Y C5,15-methyltransferase (decarboxylating) subunit CbiT, whose protein sequence is MLEDTDFIKSCDVPGPTKEAIRAILLYKSEVTDADKVVDCGCGTGGLTCEFSQRACEVISIDTNPEAIEVTGKNLEKFGLGDNVTLINDDGANALKDIDNIDIAIVGGSGRQLENILDIVDEKLNSKGRILITAILVDTKVEAINKLKDLGYNPKIMEVNVSNGRVLDRGILMISENPIAIITAKKR, encoded by the coding sequence ATGTTAGAAGATACGGATTTTATTAAATCCTGTGATGTGCCTGGACCAACCAAGGAAGCCATAAGAGCAATTTTGCTATATAAATCTGAAGTAACAGATGCCGACAAGGTTGTCGATTGCGGATGTGGGACCGGAGGACTTACATGTGAATTTTCACAAAGAGCATGTGAAGTCATATCCATTGATACAAATCCCGAAGCAATTGAAGTTACAGGTAAAAACCTTGAAAAGTTCGGACTAGGCGATAATGTCACATTAATTAATGATGATGGAGCAAATGCTCTAAAAGATATTGACAATATTGACATTGCCATTGTTGGGGGTAGTGGCAGACAACTTGAAAATATCTTAGACATTGTTGATGAAAAATTAAATTCAAAGGGCAGGATACTAATCACTGCGATATTGGTTGACACTAAAGTTGAAGCCATTAACAAACTTAAAGATTTGGGATATAATCCAAAAATCATGGAAGTTAATGTTTCTAATGGAAGAGTTCTTGATCGTGGAATATTAATGATTAGCGAAAACCCAATAGCGATTATAACTGCTAAAAAAAGATAA
- a CDS encoding UbiX family flavin prenyltransferase, which translates to MIIVAITGASGVIYGIRLLEVLKELDIESGLVISDAAKTVIESETEYEVDEIIKIADNYYDFNDMTASINSGSFKADALAIVPCSMKTLSSIANGYGSNTITRVADVSLKEKRPTVIVPRETPLRSIHIQNMLTLSQEGAIILPAMPGFYSNHDTVDDQINFIVGKILDSLKIENNLFKRWK; encoded by the coding sequence ATGATTATTGTTGCAATAACTGGAGCAAGTGGAGTAATTTATGGAATAAGATTACTTGAAGTTTTAAAAGAATTAGATATTGAAAGCGGATTAGTTATCAGTGACGCTGCGAAAACAGTTATTGAATCTGAAACCGAATATGAAGTGGATGAAATCATAAAAATTGCCGATAACTACTATGATTTCAATGACATGACCGCTTCAATCAATAGCGGGTCCTTTAAAGCCGATGCATTAGCCATTGTACCATGTTCCATGAAAACACTGTCATCCATAGCCAACGGATATGGATCAAATACAATTACAAGAGTGGCAGATGTGAGCCTTAAAGAAAAAAGACCAACAGTCATTGTCCCCCGTGAAACTCCACTTAGAAGTATTCACATTCAAAATATGCTAACATTATCACAAGAAGGAGCTATAATCCTGCCAGCAATGCCTGGATTTTATTCCAACCATGATACGGTAGATGACCAAATAAACTTCATTGTTGGAAAGATTTTAGACTCTTTAAAAATTGAAAATAATCTATTTAAAAGGTGGAAGTAA
- a CDS encoding HD domain-containing protein, with protein MGEKKKFIRDSVYGDISLNKFEEQIMDMPQFQRLRRIKQLGLISLIYPGANHTRFEHSIGTMNLGSKLATELELSNDEIELIRISALLHDIGHGPFSHVSEGVLSVPHEELTKYVITKTSMRDLLEEKFNINDIVDIVNGKGYLGPIVSGELDVDRMDYLLRDSHNTGVAYGVIDYERIISNLKLEDGLILNIKGVQAAEGALVSRYFMYPSVYQHHTTRIVNSMFRRSLRKIIDDGIINEKDIYKYDDNDIVSIFRNCDNKYANDIMNRLDNRKLLKRVKTIRLDNFKIPEKMYKIKADELRKAEKEISEDYNINEDYVFINIAAYPRFDEMKTQVDLDGKLYPLTEISNIISALSKARFNIPDISLYVPEDEKEKFEKFKLEQYLDLPEIDKEKFHGIHYDQIKLF; from the coding sequence ATGGGAGAAAAGAAAAAATTTATCAGAGATAGTGTATATGGAGATATCAGTTTAAACAAATTTGAAGAACAAATCATGGACATGCCCCAATTTCAACGTTTAAGAAGAATAAAGCAATTGGGTTTAATCAGTTTAATTTATCCCGGTGCAAATCACACAAGATTTGAGCATTCAATTGGAACAATGAACCTAGGATCAAAACTAGCAACCGAATTGGAACTATCGAATGATGAAATTGAACTGATAAGAATCTCCGCACTTCTACATGATATAGGTCACGGCCCATTCTCCCACGTTTCAGAAGGAGTGCTTTCAGTGCCTCATGAAGAACTTACAAAATATGTTATTACAAAAACATCAATGAGAGATTTGCTTGAAGAAAAATTCAACATCAATGATATTGTAGACATTGTCAATGGAAAAGGATATTTAGGACCAATTGTTTCTGGAGAACTTGATGTCGATAGAATGGATTATCTTTTAAGAGATTCACACAACACCGGTGTAGCCTACGGAGTTATTGATTATGAAAGAATAATATCAAACTTAAAACTGGAAGACGGATTAATATTAAATATCAAAGGTGTTCAGGCAGCTGAAGGAGCATTAGTCTCCAGATATTTCATGTATCCAAGCGTTTATCAACACCATACTACCCGAATCGTCAATTCGATGTTTAGAAGAAGTCTTCGAAAGATAATCGATGATGGTATAATCAATGAAAAAGACATTTACAAATATGATGATAATGACATTGTCTCAATATTTAGAAATTGCGACAATAAATATGCAAATGACATCATGAATCGATTAGACAACAGAAAACTGTTAAAAAGAGTAAAGACAATCAGGTTGGATAATTTTAAAATTCCGGAAAAAATGTATAAGATTAAGGCAGATGAATTGAGAAAGGCTGAAAAAGAAATATCTGAGGATTACAATATCAATGAAGACTATGTATTTATCAACATAGCAGCATATCCTCGTTTTGATGAAATGAAAACCCAAGTTGATTTGGATGGAAAATTATATCCCTTGACAGAAATTTCCAACATCATTTCAGCATTAAGCAAAGCCAGATTCAACATACCTGACATAAGCCTTTACGTTCCCGAAGATGAAAAGGAAAAATTTGAAAAATTCAAATTAGAACAATATTTGGATTTGCCGGAAATAGATAAGGAAAAATTCCATGGAATTCATTATGACCAAATTAAACTATTTTAG
- a CDS encoding ammonium transporter produces MDMFSAGDTAWILVCTLLVLLMSIPAVAFFYGGLSKRKNVLNTIFLTFIAFSIISIIWVIFGYQFAFGSDVNGLIGSPTNFFLQGISLDDLNGTIPTLLFVMFQCAFAGLTCAIMSGALVGRMKTKAWIIFVPLWACLVYVPIAHWVWGGGWLMQMGALDFAGGAVVHINSGISALAVALVLGRRKDTSLIPHNLGYAVLGAALLWFGWMGFNGGSGLAADGLAANAIIVSNVSAAMGLVVWTILDTYIVGKPTILGAISGAVAGLVGITPAAGFVDVFGALVIGAISPIISYFAIYYLKPKLGYDDALDVWGIHGMSGVWGAIATGIFAVPAIGGTAGLLYGNPDQVLIQIISVVATIVYSFTISYILAKILDKSLGGMRVDEGEEIGGLDSNLHKESAYNFNS; encoded by the coding sequence ATGGATATGTTTAGTGCTGGTGATACTGCATGGATTCTGGTTTGTACATTACTTGTATTACTAATGAGTATTCCTGCAGTAGCATTTTTTTATGGAGGATTAAGTAAAAGAAAAAATGTTTTAAATACAATTTTTTTAACTTTCATTGCATTTTCTATTATTAGTATAATTTGGGTAATTTTCGGTTACCAATTTGCATTTGGAAGTGATGTTAACGGATTAATAGGTTCACCAACAAATTTCTTTTTACAGGGAATTTCTTTGGATGATTTAAACGGAACAATTCCGACATTGTTGTTTGTAATGTTTCAATGTGCTTTTGCAGGTTTGACCTGTGCGATAATGTCAGGAGCTTTAGTTGGCAGGATGAAAACAAAAGCATGGATAATATTTGTTCCGCTTTGGGCTTGTTTAGTTTATGTCCCTATTGCCCACTGGGTATGGGGAGGAGGATGGCTAATGCAAATGGGAGCATTGGATTTTGCAGGAGGTGCAGTAGTTCATATTAACTCAGGTATTTCTGCATTGGCTGTCGCTTTAGTATTAGGTAGAAGAAAAGACACTTCATTAATTCCACACAACTTAGGATATGCAGTTTTAGGAGCTGCTCTTTTATGGTTCGGATGGATGGGATTCAATGGAGGATCAGGTCTTGCAGCAGATGGACTTGCTGCAAATGCAATCATAGTTTCAAATGTCTCAGCTGCTATGGGTCTTGTTGTTTGGACTATATTGGATACTTATATTGTAGGAAAACCAACAATACTTGGTGCAATATCCGGTGCAGTTGCCGGTTTGGTAGGAATTACTCCTGCAGCAGGTTTTGTTGATGTTTTTGGAGCATTGGTGATTGGTGCAATATCACCGATAATTTCATACTTTGCTATATATTACCTAAAACCTAAATTAGGATATGATGATGCTTTAGATGTATGGGGAATTCATGGTATGTCTGGAGTTTGGGGTGCAATTGCTACTGGAATATTTGCTGTTCCAGCAATTGGCGGAACTGCCGGATTATTATATGGAAACCCTGACCAGGTTTTGATTCAAATAATTAGTGTTGTGGCCACTATTGTATATTCATTTACAATTAGTTACATATTAGCTAAAATATTGGATAAATCACTGGGTGGTATGAGAGTAGACGAAGGCGAAGAGATCGGAGGATTAGATTCCAATCTCCACAAGGAGTCTGCTTATAACTTTAATTCATAG
- a CDS encoding P-II family nitrogen regulator, with protein sequence MKSIVAIIRQEKFNDVKNALLEAGCEGMNVTEVKGRGSQRGIRESYRGSSYCIDLIPKTRIEIIVKDDGVDLIVDAIKKGAYTGNIGDGKIFIYPIDNVIRIRTGEEGDNAV encoded by the coding sequence ATGAAAAGTATTGTAGCTATTATCAGACAAGAGAAATTCAATGATGTTAAAAATGCCCTTTTGGAAGCAGGTTGTGAAGGAATGAATGTAACTGAAGTAAAGGGCAGAGGTAGTCAAAGAGGTATAAGAGAATCATACAGAGGTTCTAGTTATTGCATTGACTTGATTCCAAAAACACGTATCGAAATAATTGTTAAAGATGACGGTGTAGATTTAATTGTTGATGCAATTAAGAAAGGAGCTTATACTGGTAATATAGGTGATGGAAAAATATTTATCTACCCTATTGATAATGTAATTAGAATCAGAACTGGTGAAGAGGGTGATAATGCTGTTTAG
- a CDS encoding S24/S26 family peptidase, translated as MAKKIILAIFIIIILSIFAFNLISKETVDVYIDGENVSVSTHTMANINSKSLNGEICDYTLDAMNDSASNITTLYNGINDICTRHGLKNPEINIDSILGKNQIPIIAYVCGTSMNPTLKDGQSVLVNKTKNIHVGDIVIANSQEYGGIIKRVGEINDDRVHLESDNKNVDFEYINGTLYELKGISPWVDLSEINGVVIDY; from the coding sequence ATGGCTAAAAAAATAATTTTGGCTATATTTATAATTATCATACTTTCTATTTTTGCATTTAATTTAATTTCTAAGGAAACTGTAGATGTTTACATTGATGGTGAAAATGTCAGCGTTTCAACTCATACAATGGCCAATATTAACTCAAAGAGTTTGAATGGTGAAATCTGCGATTATACATTGGATGCTATGAATGATTCAGCATCAAACATCACTACTTTATACAATGGAATTAATGATATATGCACCAGACATGGATTAAAAAATCCTGAAATCAATATTGATTCAATTTTGGGTAAAAATCAAATCCCCATTATTGCATATGTCTGTGGAACATCAATGAATCCAACTTTAAAGGATGGTCAAAGTGTATTGGTGAATAAAACAAAAAATATTCATGTTGGAGACATTGTTATAGCTAATTCTCAAGAATATGGTGGAATCATAAAAAGAGTAGGTGAGATTAACGATGACAGAGTCCATTTAGAAAGCGACAATAAAAATGTTGACTTTGAATACATAAATGGAACATTATACGAACTAAAAGGAATAAGTCCATGGGTTGATTTATCCGAAATAAATGGTGTCGTTATTGATTATTGA
- the aroD gene encoding type I 3-dehydroquinate dehydratase: MYSQTKIAIPIFQKDCENVIKVAEDCIEKGADVLEFRIDGLKNPDITEIKNTIKEINFPMIATNRISTEGGSFKGSEKDRFNILYQCAELVEYVDIELQSNDEYIEKIHDTGVKTIVSYHDFEKTPDLNEITYIVEKEQELGDIAKVAFMPQDLEDTLTILAVLSHCSDTIAISMGDLGSYTRVMASKFNSPITFAAGTDVTAPGQIDIETMKALLNMDLNIMDE, from the coding sequence ATGTATTCTCAAACCAAAATTGCAATTCCCATTTTTCAAAAAGATTGTGAAAACGTCATAAAAGTAGCTGAGGATTGCATTGAAAAAGGAGCTGATGTGTTAGAATTTAGAATTGATGGACTTAAAAATCCTGACATTACTGAAATTAAAAATACAATCAAAGAAATTAATTTTCCAATGATAGCCACCAATAGAATCAGTACTGAAGGCGGTTCTTTTAAGGGTAGTGAAAAAGATCGCTTCAATATACTATACCAGTGCGCTGAGTTAGTGGAGTATGTTGATATTGAACTTCAAAGCAATGACGAATATATAGAAAAAATACATGATACCGGAGTAAAAACCATCGTTTCATATCATGATTTTGAAAAAACACCCGATTTAAATGAAATAACATACATTGTTGAAAAAGAACAAGAATTAGGAGACATTGCAAAAGTTGCATTTATGCCTCAGGATTTAGAGGATACCTTAACAATCCTTGCAGTTCTTTCACATTGCAGCGACACTATTGCCATTTCCATGGGCGACCTAGGAAGCTACACCAGAGTCATGGCATCCAAATTTAACTCACCAATTACTTTTGCAGCTGGAACTGACGTTACAGCACCCGGCCAAATCGATATTGAAACAATGAAAGCTTTGCTTAATATGGATTTAAACATAATGGACGAGTGA
- the sucD gene encoding succinate--CoA ligase subunit alpha, whose protein sequence is MILLNEDTKCLVQGITGKQGSFHTEQMLKYNTNIVAGLTPGKGGQDFLGVPIFNSIEEAKEEVDINSSIIFVPARFAKDAAFEAIKHLDLVVIISEHIPVHDSMKIMEYAKQMDTTVIGPNTPGIISPGVGKLGIMPTHIFSEGNIGVISRSGTLTYEIASELTNAGIGQSTAVGIGGDPVTGNNYVDILKRFEEDDATDAVVLIGEIGGNAEERAGKYIHDEMSKPVVSYIAGRTAPPGKRMGHAGAIIQGDSGTVASKTKALNEAGVDVAKKPSEIVELLKKVM, encoded by the coding sequence ATGATTTTATTAAATGAAGATACAAAATGTTTGGTTCAAGGAATAACTGGAAAACAAGGTTCATTTCACACAGAACAAATGTTAAAATATAATACCAATATTGTTGCAGGACTTACTCCTGGAAAAGGTGGCCAAGACTTTTTAGGAGTGCCTATTTTTAATTCAATTGAAGAAGCTAAAGAAGAAGTTGACATCAATTCTTCAATTATTTTTGTACCTGCAAGGTTTGCTAAAGATGCTGCTTTTGAAGCAATAAAACATTTGGATTTAGTTGTTATTATTTCAGAACATATTCCTGTTCATGACAGTATGAAAATTATGGAATATGCAAAACAGATGGATACTACTGTCATAGGTCCAAATACTCCGGGAATTATTTCTCCTGGAGTCGGTAAATTGGGAATAATGCCTACTCATATTTTTTCTGAAGGAAATATTGGTGTAATTTCAAGAAGCGGTACATTAACTTATGAAATTGCAAGTGAACTTACAAATGCTGGAATCGGTCAAAGTACTGCTGTAGGTATTGGTGGAGACCCTGTCACCGGAAATAATTATGTTGACATATTAAAAAGATTTGAAGAAGATGATGCTACTGATGCTGTGGTATTAATTGGTGAAATCGGAGGAAATGCAGAAGAAAGAGCTGGAAAATACATTCATGATGAAATGTCAAAACCTGTTGTTTCTTACATTGCTGGAAGAACTGCACCTCCTGGCAAAAGAATGGGTCATGCAGGAGCTATTATTCAGGGAGATTCTGGTACTGTTGCAAGTAAAACCAAAGCTTTAAATGAAGCTGGTGTGGATGTAGCTAAAAAACCATCTGAAATTGTAGAATTACTTAAAAAGGTTATGTAA
- the hmgA gene encoding hydroxymethylglutaryl-CoA reductase (NADPH), translating to MSNQEIIDKLLNEEMKLYQVDGEVSASEATDIRREFLEQKYGLNLSNISNYTLDMERASARNIENSIGVLQLPMGIAGPLKINGEFCQREVFVPLATSEGALVASINRGASTITASGGANARVVSDIMTRAPAIKCSGASEALKIKQWFIDNFDELKEIAEGTTSHGKLIKIDPILIVGSYVYPRFVFSTGDSMGMNMVTIASEKILEKLAQDTTANHLALSGNVCVDKKPAAINIVEGRGKTVIADILIPKDIVEKKLKTTTDAIVEVNMAKNLIGSAASGSMAFNAHYANMVAAIFLATGQDAAHVVEGSLGITTAENRNGDLYFSVNLPDLPVATVGGGTSLEVAHEGLEILGVAGSGHAKEFAEIVACTVLAGELSLVGAIAAGHLARAHQQHGRG from the coding sequence ATGTCAAATCAAGAAATTATTGATAAATTATTAAATGAAGAAATGAAACTTTACCAGGTTGATGGTGAGGTTTCTGCCAGTGAAGCAACTGATATTAGAAGAGAATTTTTAGAGCAGAAATATGGCCTGAATTTATCCAATATCTCAAATTACACACTGGATATGGAAAGAGCATCTGCCCGTAACATTGAAAATTCTATTGGCGTATTGCAACTTCCAATGGGAATTGCAGGTCCTTTGAAAATCAATGGAGAGTTTTGTCAAAGGGAGGTGTTTGTTCCGTTAGCTACTTCTGAAGGAGCACTTGTTGCATCAATAAATAGGGGTGCATCTACAATTACTGCTTCTGGTGGGGCTAATGCAAGAGTTGTGTCAGATATTATGACTCGTGCACCTGCAATCAAATGTAGTGGTGCAAGTGAAGCTTTAAAAATCAAACAATGGTTTATTGATAATTTCGATGAATTAAAAGAAATTGCTGAAGGTACAACTTCACATGGAAAATTAATTAAAATTGATCCTATCTTAATTGTTGGAAGCTATGTTTATCCAAGATTTGTTTTTTCAACTGGAGACAGTATGGGAATGAATATGGTAACAATAGCTTCTGAAAAAATATTGGAAAAATTAGCACAAGACACTACTGCGAATCATCTTGCATTAAGTGGTAATGTTTGTGTTGATAAAAAGCCTGCTGCCATAAATATAGTCGAAGGCCGAGGAAAAACAGTCATAGCAGATATATTAATACCTAAAGACATTGTTGAGAAAAAACTCAAAACTACAACTGATGCAATTGTTGAAGTCAATATGGCTAAAAATCTGATTGGTTCTGCAGCCAGTGGAAGTATGGCATTCAATGCTCATTATGCAAATATGGTTGCTGCAATATTTTTAGCGACTGGACAGGATGCAGCTCATGTTGTTGAAGGTTCATTAGGAATCACCACTGCTGAAAATAGAAATGGTGATTTATATTTCTCTGTAAACTTACCTGATTTGCCTGTAGCTACTGTTGGTGGTGGAACAAGCCTTGAAGTAGCTCATGAAGGATTGGAAATTTTAGGTGTTGCAGGTTCTGGTCATGCAAAAGAATTTGCAGAAATAGTGGCATGTACTGTTTTGGCAGGTGAATTATCTCTTGTTGGGGCAATTGCAGCAGGACATCTTGCAAGAGCTCACCAACAACATGGAAGAGGATAA